The Candidatus Tumulicola sp. region GCGTGTACGTCGCATATGGGTCGGGCGAATTGGTGGGCAGATTCGTGGGGAGTCGCGGCAACCCGGAGTTGTGCTCTGCCAGGTTAGCCAAGGTGATCTGCTGTCCGTGATACGACGGAATCGTGACACCGGATGGCGCGACGGTTTGCACCGCTTGTTCGAGACGCACGCGTCCGTCGACGACCATCGATGCCAGCAACGTCGCGGTGAACGTTTTGGTGAGCGACCCGATCTGAAACATCGTGCGGTCGTCGAGCGGCGGTTGCGCCGGTCCGAAGTCACCCGAACGATAGACGGTCACCGTCGAACCGTCGACGATACCGACAATCACTCCGGCGCCGCGTATGGCACTCGTATATGCATCGAGCGTGTGCTGGGTCTCCGCCGGCGGAGCAAACGACGGCGTCTGGCCGTTAACCGGCATAGCCGTCCCCAAGGCCGCCACCGCGAGCGCGACAAAGCGCATCATCCAACGATTCATTCGTCGGCCATTCGCGACGTCCGCGGGCAAAATCTTGCAACCAAATGGTTGCATTTCGAAGCAGAGGGTGATATCGTGATATGCAACTAGGAGGTTGCATAATGACATCGTCCACTACCGACAGGGTTGAAAAGAAAACGCTGTTGCGCGCGCCGATCCATCGCGTTTGGAACGCGATCGCCGACGCCACCGCATTCGGCGACTGGTTCGGGATGGAGTTCGCCGAGCCGTTCGCTGCAGGTAGCATAGCCCGCGGGTTGATCCGCGGCACGAAATGCGATCCGAGCGTGGCTGCAATACAAGAAAAATATGCCGGCATGCCGCTGGAGATGCACGTCGAGCACATCGAACCCATGCGGCTGTTTTCGTATCGTTGGCATCCGTTCGCGATCGACGCATCGATCGACTATTCGGACGAACCCATGACGCTCGTTACGTTCGAACTCGAATCGGTCGAAGGCGGAACGATGCTCACGCTCACCGAGTCGGGTTTCGATGCGTTACCGATGGGTCGCCGAACCGACGCCTTCGAAGCCAATGGAGAAGGTTGGGATACGATGGTACACATGATCGAGAATTATCTCGACGCACGTTTGGCATGAGCGTCGCACCGGTCCTCGCTGCCCTGGGCGACGAATCGCGTCTTCGCATCGTCGCCAAGCTCTGCAACGGCGGACCGCTCTCGATCGCGAAATTGGCCGAAGGCTCGGGCATTTCGCGTCAAGCCGTCACCAAACACTTATACGCGCTGCACGCCGCCGGAATCGTGCAAAGCCGGCGAAAGAGTCGCGAGCGCATTTGGACGCTCGAGCCCCGCCGTCTCGAAGAAGTTCGCCGGTATCTCGAACAGATTTCGCAACAGTGGGACGTCGCGCTACAGCGGTTACGCGCTACGGTCGAAGAGTAGACGAAACGATTCTGCCGACGGAAGCTAATGCAGCATCGCGCGTGGTCGCGCGGACCGTCACCCCGGTCAGATAAGCCGTAACGACGATCGGAGCTCCGGACGCGGCCCAGCCGATCGCGATGTCGTTGCGCGTGTCGCTGTCGCCGTACGCGGTATGGCCGCCACCCATGCCCGTTTTATCGCCCGCAGTCCAAGACTTCGGAAAGCCCGCACGAAGCAGCGTCAAACCGGTCTCGCATTGGATCAGCCAGCGCTGCAAAAGCCCGCGCGTCTTCTCTTGCAAATACTTGTCGCCGACGACCATGTCGCGGGCATCGTACGCCATGGCCGATGGCGTCGTCGTGTCGCCCGTCTGGCCGGGGCGCAGCGGGTCGTTCAGCGCCGGTTCGCCGTGCGCGAGGATCGTCTCGGTATCGCCGAGCTGGCGAATGCCCTTCGTGAATCCCGACGGGCCGCCGACCGACGCTAAGAGCAAGTTGGCCGCCGTGTTGTCGCTGACGCGCACTGCTGCGGCAAGCGCCTCGCGCACGGTCATATAACCGCGGGCGACGTTCTGTTGCGCCACGGGTGCGTTTTCTAGCAAATCGGTTGTGCTATATGGGATCCGGCGAGCGAACGACTCCACGCCAAGGTCGATTTTTCGCAACACCATCGCGGCTAACGGCAACTTGAACGTACTACACATCAAGAAGCGTTCGTGCGCGCGGTATGCTAGGGTTTTTCCCGAGTTGGTGTCGATCGCGAAGACGCCCAAGCGTCCACCGGTCGAACGTTCGACCGTTGCCAGCTCCTCGGAGTAGGTCGTCGCGGAGGCCGCGCGCACCGGTGTCGACACCGCAAGCGCAAGGGCAGAAACACCGCCAAAAAACTCGCCTCGTCGCATCGACGGATCGATTCACAATCGCCGCTGAGGAAACCTCGCTTTCGAGCCGAACGTGCGCCGCATGCACGGAATTCTGCTCGCACTTTGCTGCCTCGTATCGGGCAACGTACACTCGCCGTCGGGGGCTCCGATCGTCCAAGCGCAGATCGTCCTGTCGGGCCCGGTCACCGTTCGAGCGGCGACCGATGCGAGAGGCGCGTTCTCCGTGCAAGTATCTCCCGGACGCTACACCGTGGGGGCGAACGCAGGCGGCTTCATCGCGATTCAAGCCGACATCGGCGAGATCGACCGCGATTCGACCGTCGACGTCGCGTTGGAGCCGGCCGACTCCCCGAAACTTCGGACGATCGGCGAGGTGCGCGTAAACGGCGGATACGGATTGGTGCGCAGCGCCATCCCGGAGATGAGCGTTTCGCGCTCGGAGATGGACGCGCTCGGTTACAGCACCGTGTTGCAAGGTCTGCAGCAGATTCCGTCCGTCGTCATCCAGCATCCCGATTCGGGTGCTCCGACCGCTCCAGCCGTCGTGTCGCTGCGTGGACCGGACCCATCCGAATCGCTGGTAACGCTCGACGGACAAGTACTCAACGACGGTAACACCGGCGATCTCGACCTCTCGCAGTTCGCCGTGCCGGCTTTTAACAGCGTCAACGTAACCGAGGGGCTCGGGCCGGCCGATAGTGAGGGCAGCAACACGTTTGGCGGCGCCGTCAACCTCGTATCGCTCCAGCCGACCCAGCAAGATCACGTTGCGGTATCGGGCTCGGCCGGCTCGTACGGCACGACGCAGACGTGGATGAACGCCACCGGCAGCATCGGGAAACTCGGTTACGCAGTGGCAGGCAACGTGTATCAGTCGGCCGGCCAAGTCGACCAATATACCCCGGTCTATCCATCCAACAATGCGCCGTCGAAACATTGCAACTTGGTGGGTAGCGGGATCGTCACGCCGGCCGCACAACCGCAGAACTGTGCGCTGCTCACGCATCTCGGTTCGTCGATCAACGCCAAGCTCGGCCTGGTGAACCTGGATTACAACTTTTCGCAACGCGCCGATGCCGGCGTGCGCATCTTCACGCTCGGTGACTTTCGCGACGAAAGCAGCGCGGTGAACGGCATCGCCGGTAATTCATTCGAACCATGCGACCCGACCGACTCGAGCGCGCCGGTATGTCCTAGCGGCTTTACGAGCACGCCCAACCCCCGGTACGGCGACAACGTCGGTACGGGCAACGCAATCTTTACGCAAAACATCCGCGCCTACGACGCATACTCGCGTTCGGTGCTCGGGTCGGGAACGCTGCTAGCCGAATTCTACGCCAATGATAACGACGTCGACCTTTCCGGCGGATCGGGCGCGACGTCGCCGTACGATGTGTCGCATCAAGATAAGCGCTACAACGAAGCCCTATCGTGGGGACGCACGTTCGAAACCGGCGAGTTCACCTTCGGCGGATACGCGCGCCAAGAATCGCTGACCGCCAACGGCATCGACGGAACGCTATCGCAAAGCGTTAACGCCTACTTCGCGCGCGGCGCCCAGCAATTCGGCCGGCTGCGCCTTTCGGGCGGCCTCTACGAAGCCGACTACACGACGTTCGGCAGCACGCTGGATTGGCGGCTCGGACTCAGCTACGACCTCAACGCGTCGAACGTGATCCATGCCTCCGCAGGCACGGGATTTCGCGCTCCGCTGTTGATCGAACGCTACTATTTTCCTCCGGTGCTGGTGAACGGCAAGCCGCAACCCAATCCGGGGCTACCGCCCCCCGATCAGAATTGCGTGGTCGCAGGACAAGGAAATCCGGACGAGCGTCCGGAGCACGCGACTGAATACGAGCTCGGATATTCGCATCTCTTTTCCACCCAATCCGATCTCGACGTGTCGTTGTACCGTTCCAATTTGCGCGACACGATCGAGAACTATTATCCCTTCGGAGCGTGCAATTCGAAGCTGGAATATGCATACGAGATTCCGATCAACATCGGGAACGCGGTCTACGAGGGCGCCGAAGTGCGTTATCGCCAAGGATTTCCAAGGCAGCACCTGACGATGGTGCTATCGTACGGCCTCAACGTCGCGTATCCGTACTCACTCGGACCGAATGTGTCGAATCCGACCTCGGGCGGCAGCTTGGTCGACGACGAGCAGTTCCTCGGCGTTCCGCAGCAACAAGGGTCGGCAACACTGACATGGGCGCAAAACGGCTGGCACGCATCGACGGCAGCAACCTTCAGCGGGAACAACAATCCGTTGAGCCAGCAGCCGTACACGATCGTCGACGGCGCGATCGGTCACGATTTCGGACGCCTCGACGTCACCCTAGCCGCATCGAACATGTTCAACGCAGTTTCCGGTCCGTTCACGCAGTATCTGGCCGGCGTTCCGTATCGAGGACTGTACGCGGGTCCAAACGGCTCGCAATACCAAGCCAACCTGCCCACCGACCAACTCAACGTGCAGCCGGCTTCAATTCGCTTCATCGTAACATTTCACGAGTGATCCGCTAGTAAGGGTGTAATCGTGCATCGATTTCTCATCGTACCGTTCGCAATCGTTCTGGCTCTTGGGCTCGTTTCGTCGAGCGCACGCGCCGCCGCTCAAGATCCGCAACAGCAATTGATGAGCCGGCTATCGTGGCGCACTATCGGTCCGTATATCGGCGGTCGCGTTGTGGCCGTTTCAGGCGTTCCGAGCAATCCCGACTTGTTCTACATGGGCGGCGTCCAAGGCGGCATTTGGAAGAGCACCGACTACGGGCAAAACTGGTCGAACATTTCCGACGGAGAGCTGCCGGGCATCGCCAGCCCGATCGGCGCGTTGGCCGTCGCCGGATCGAACCCAAAGGTGATCTACGCCGGGACCGGCGAGTCGGATATTCGCAACGATTTCGATACCGGCGACGGCATCTACAAATCGACCGATGCCGGCAAGACGTGGCGATACGCCGGATTACGCGATACGCATATGACCACGAACCTGACGATCGATCCTCGCAACGCGAATATCGTCTACGCCGCTTCGATGGGGCACGTGTTCGCGCCAAACCCCGAGCGTGGAATTTTCAAAACGACCGATGGCGGAAAATCCTGGAAGCGAATTCTCTATGTGAATGCCGATACCGGCGGCGTCGACCTGTCGATGGACCAGCATCACCCGAACGTTCTCTACGCATCGATGTGGCAAGCGCGTCGCTTTCCGTGGAAACTCATCTCGGGCGGCCCGGGCAGTGGACTGTATAAAACGACCGACGGCGGTGCCCACTGGACGAACCTGTCGCGCAATCCCGGCTTTGCGACCGGCACGCTTGGAAAGATCGGCGTTTCGATCGCGCAGTCGGACCCGCGCAGAGTCTACGCCATCGTACAAGCAAAGGACGGAGGCGTGTTTCGATCGGACGACGGCGGGCGTACGTGGAAGCATCTCAACAATCAGTGGAAGCTGCGACAACGCGCGTTTTACTATATGGCGATCTTCGCGGACCCCACCGATCCGAATCGCGTGTACGCGCCCAACGTCGATGCGATGTATGTGTCGACCGACGGCGGCAAAGTCTGGGATGGATTGGAAGGCGATACGCACGGCGACCATCACATTCTGTGGATCAATCCGCGCCATCCAAACATCCTGCTGGAAGGCAACGACGGCGGCGCGACGGTGTCGGTCAATCGCGGCGATACCTTTAGCCGCGAGGACAATCAGCCAACCGGGCAGATCTACCACGTCGCTCTCGACAATCAGTTCCCGTTTCATATTTTCGGCGCATCGCAAGACGAGGCGTCGTGGGAATACACCTCCGCATTCGTCGGCGGCTCGATACCGCCGAGCGAATTGCATACGGTCGCACTGGGCGAAAGCACGTTCATCGCACCGGATCCGGATAATCCGCTGGTAACCTTCGGTTCCGGCTATTACAGCACGTTCGTCGAGCTAAATCGCGTCACCGGACAAGAGAAAAACGTCAGCCCGTGGCCGCGCTTGATGTCAGGCGCGGCGGCAGCGGATTTGAAATATCGCTTTACTTGGACGCATCCAGCGCTGTTTGCACCGATGTTTTCCCCAGCCAATCCACGCGAGCTATTGCTGGTCGCACAGGTCGTCTTTTCGAGTCTCGACCGCGGCCGCACGTGGAAGGCGATTAGCCCGGATCTCACCCGCAACGATCCTTCCACCCAAGGGTTGTCGGGCGGTCCAATCGACTACGATAATACCGGGGCCGAACTCTTTCCCGATGTTTCTTCGCTCGCCGTGTCGCCGCTCGACGCTACCGTGCTGTGGGCCGGGTCGGCGGATGGCCTCGTGCACGTCACGACCGATCACGGCGCGCACTGGACCGACGTCACGCCGCCACAACTGCCGCAGTGGGCGCAAATTAGTTCGATCGAACCGTCGCACGTCGCGCGCGGCGTCGCGTATCTCACGGCGTCGCGCTATCAGTGGGACGATTTTCGACCCTACGTGTATATGACGACCGATTTCGGCGCGCACTGGACGCCGATCGTAAGCGGCTTACCCAACGACCAATATGCATTCGTCGTGCGTCAAGACCCGCGCGAGCCGCGGCTGCTGTTTGCGGGCACGCGTAGCACGGTCTACGTTAGCCTCGATGGGGGTACGCGCTGGCAACCGTTGACGCTCAACCTGCCGGGTGTGCAAATCCGCGATCTGGCAATCGATGCGCGCGAAGGCGAACTCGTTGCCGCTACGCATGGACGCGCGTACTGGATCATGGATAACCTCGCACTGCTCGAACAACTCGCGCGCCAGACGCAGTACTCGGTCGCCGGCGCGCAATTGTTCGCGCCGGAAGGTGCGTGGCTAACGCAATCCTACGGTGACTTCCCGTCCGCACTATCGGGGGAAAATCCGCGCTACGGTGCGCGCGTCTTCTTCACCCTGCCGGCCGGCTACAATGGCAGCGTGCCGGCCACGTTATCTTTCGTCGATTCCACCGGCAAAGTTATTCGCGCGTTCGACCTGCATTTGGCGCCGAAGAAGCCGGTCGATCTCGACGAGGATCAACAAGACGAGATGGATCAAGCCCACATCCGCGCCGTCGAGTATTCCGAAGCGACCGCAGTGAAGCCGGGCGTGAACGCGTTTCAGTGGGATATGAAGTATCCCCCGGCTTTCGATGCGCCCGGCTATAAGATTGATGAGACCGACGATTTCTCCGACAACGGTGACGGGCCGACGACGTTACCGGGTGCATACACCGCGGTGCTACGATACGGCACGCACGAGATGCGAGCGGCGTTTACGATTACGGTCGACCCACGCGTCCATCCGGCCGCCGGCGCCCTCGAAGCGCGTCTGTCGCTCGAGTTACAGCTCCTTGGCGAAATCGACCGGCTCGACCGCAGCATGGCCGCAGCGCTAGCCGCGCGGTCGCACGTTTCGCGCCAAACCGCTCGCGCGATCGACGAAGAGATCGCACACCTCATGCTGCTCGGCAAGCGCTCGAGTGAATACGACTCAGTGCTTCCGACGCAAGTCCGCGAGCAGTTAGCGTTCCTGATGAATGCAATGGAAGGCGCGTATCAAGCGCCGACCCAGGCGGAGTATGATTCGTACGACGAGCTCAAAGGACTAGCCGACGCCGGAATCGCGAAGCTCGATCGCCTCGTCGCTCCCTAAAGTCGGTGGCTCGACCCGACGGTCAGCTGAAATAGCGTGCCGCATTCGCAAGGGGCCGATCCGCCGACCGACGCCGTTGCATATAGGTGGGATCCGATCAAAAGCACTGGCCCGTTCGGATAGGCGCCGTCGCTTCCGACGAACGAATGTAGAAGCGATTCGTTCCATTTGCTCCCCGAGCGAGCAATGGCGAAAATCGTACCGCAGCCAAACTGCGTGTTACAAACCGCCGACCCTCCGTACTGCGTCAAACCGTAGAATCCGGACGCCGCGTTGCCCGAAATCGAATTCGGTTGTTGGCCATCGGGAGTGCCTGTAAACGCATGTAGGATAGTATCGTGCATCTTTTTGCCGCCGTTGAACGGAATCGAATACAACGTTCCGCAACCGTACGGGCCATTGACCTCGACTTCGCATTTCATTCCCGTGCCACCACCGCCACCGTAGGCGGTGACTCCATACAGTTTGCCATTGCCGCCGTCAAGGATCTGTCCGGGCAATGCGCCGTCGTTTTGTGAGTCGCTCACGCTAAACGAATACACGAGGCGCTCGGAAGATCCGCTATCCGACAGCGCGATCTTATAGATCGTTCCGCAACCCGTTATGTAGGGGCACCTTTCGGACGCTCCGCCCAGCTCAGTCGTCCCGTACAGCGAGTTCCCTCTGGGCACTAACGAAGAGGTCGGAACCGCGCCATCGGTGGGAGTTCCTAAGAACGAGTGCAGAATCGATTCGTTCCAACTGCCGATCGGCTGCGATGGCGGCTGCAGTTCGAAGACCGTTCCGCAACCCGAACTTTCGTATAGGCACGCTCTTCCGGTGCCGCCCGAACGCGTGGTTCCGTAGAGGTCTCCACGCGCGTCGATGTATGCTAGGCCGGAAACGATGAAGCCGTCGGGAGCGCCTTTAAAGTTGTAGATCGTCGTCTCGATCCAGTCACCGCTCGCGTTTTGGCTCAGCGAAAAAACCATACCGTCATCGTATAGTCCGCCCTGCGCGGCGCCGTAGAACACTCCGTTTCGGGACAGCAAGCTCCCTACTGGATGAAACCCTTGCGGTTGCGGTTGAAACTCATACACAAGCTGGGCGGCGGAGTTCTGATATTCGTAGACCGTTCCACAACCGCTTCTCTTGCAGTCTCGTGGATGGATGTGACCGCCGTCGTTCGTCGTTCCAAGTAGCGAACCACCCGGACCCAGCACGACTCCTTGCGGCGATCCGCCGTCGCCGGGTCCCCCTTTGAAGTTATACAAAACGGCGAACGACTGGTCGAATCGCGTACGTGTCGCCGCCGCCGGTAAGGCCTTGGACGTGGGGACGTTCGCACCGCAAGCGGATAAAGCGACGATCGACGCGATCGAGCTAAAGAAGAGAAAGACGCGGGCCGTGTTCATGTCGCGGCACCTCCGAAGATTATTAACTTCGACATTAGTCGTAGCTACTCATGGACGAAGGGTTGTTGACATTACTATCCATCATGTTATATATATCTAACATGAAGGTAGATATTGCTAACACAGATTCAAAGCCCGGCCGGCAAATGGCATACCGCGAGAAGGTCGCTTGGCTGTCGCTCGGGGCGATAGTAGTGGCGTTCGTTCCGTACTTCACGATCGTTGCGCAGCGAATGCAGAACCAGACGGCGCTCATTCCGCAGCTCGAGCTCTATACGATCGCCGCCGCGATACAATTGCTCATTCTCGGAGCCGGGTACTGGTATCTTCGCCGGCAGTCCCCGGGGGACGCGGCCATGCCGCCGGACGAGCGCGACACCGCAATCGCTCATCGCAGCACAACCACCGCGTACTATGTCTTGATGGCCGGTACGATCGTCGTAGGATGCATTATGCCGTTCAGCAATCGCGGCTTTGCGATCGTCAACGCGGCGTTCTTGGCAATCATTCTGGCGCAGGTCGTACGCTATAGCGTCGCGGCTGCTACCTATCGCCGCCAAGCATGATCGCGGGAACGATTGCCAATCGGGTTAGGCTGCTTCGTTTTACGAACGGCGAGATGTCGCAGGAACAACTAGGCGTTAGCGTCGGGGTGACGCGGCAAACGATCGCGGCCATCGAGGCTGGGAAATACGCGCCTTCCCTAGAGACGGCGTTCCGAATCGCGCACGTCTTCGGAGTGCCGCTCGGCGATGTCTTCGATTGGTCGCCTAGCTAGATGCATATCCGAGGCATCGTGTCGACATTTACGGCCAACACCCGATCTGTATCGTCAAACGTTATCTCGACGTGCGTCCGCGTCCCGCAAAAGAAATCGAAGGCGCCAAAAAAATACAGATCCACCTCTGGGCTGGCAATCGACTTCGGAGGATTCAATTTGAAAATGTCGCCACATGCGCCATCTTGTTTTGGCAACTGCTCGCCCTGATACGGCCACTCTCCGCTTGCAATATCGCTCGTATCGCAACTGGCGCCAAAAACGACGCCGTTCTTCTCTTGATTCATGGGTGCTGGAACTGGTTTGCCTTTGATAAACGACCAGTTATATGCCGTCAAACCTTTGGAACGAAGCAACTGATAGGCAAACGAGCGTGACACGCCTGGTCGCACATGTCCTTGAATCCAGCTTACCTCGGCGGCCGCGAACGCCGCCGACTGGTCGCTCGCCGATTGAAACGCTTGCACGACCGCGTGCGCTAGCGTGCGCCGTTCCTGTGCGTTGGTAGCCTTTGCATAAAGCGACTGAAGTTTCGGCCCTGCCCCTCCGCTATCCAGCACTGCGAGCGTCATCGCGAGAAGGTATTGATTGCCGGCATCGGGTGGGCTGTCGTGCTCCGAGTGTCCGGGAGCGATCCAAACGATCTCAGATGCGGGTGGACCCGAATCTAATCCCCTGTACGATGCGAACTGTTCATTCATAGGCATGTCCGAGCGTTTCTTCATCACCTTTGTAATCGGTGGATACGGCGCACTCGGTGCATTCATCTGT contains the following coding sequences:
- a CDS encoding TonB-dependent receptor — translated: MHGILLALCCLVSGNVHSPSGAPIVQAQIVLSGPVTVRAATDARGAFSVQVSPGRYTVGANAGGFIAIQADIGEIDRDSTVDVALEPADSPKLRTIGEVRVNGGYGLVRSAIPEMSVSRSEMDALGYSTVLQGLQQIPSVVIQHPDSGAPTAPAVVSLRGPDPSESLVTLDGQVLNDGNTGDLDLSQFAVPAFNSVNVTEGLGPADSEGSNTFGGAVNLVSLQPTQQDHVAVSGSAGSYGTTQTWMNATGSIGKLGYAVAGNVYQSAGQVDQYTPVYPSNNAPSKHCNLVGSGIVTPAAQPQNCALLTHLGSSINAKLGLVNLDYNFSQRADAGVRIFTLGDFRDESSAVNGIAGNSFEPCDPTDSSAPVCPSGFTSTPNPRYGDNVGTGNAIFTQNIRAYDAYSRSVLGSGTLLAEFYANDNDVDLSGGSGATSPYDVSHQDKRYNEALSWGRTFETGEFTFGGYARQESLTANGIDGTLSQSVNAYFARGAQQFGRLRLSGGLYEADYTTFGSTLDWRLGLSYDLNASNVIHASAGTGFRAPLLIERYYFPPVLVNGKPQPNPGLPPPDQNCVVAGQGNPDERPEHATEYELGYSHLFSTQSDLDVSLYRSNLRDTIENYYPFGACNSKLEYAYEIPINIGNAVYEGAEVRYRQGFPRQHLTMVLSYGLNVAYPYSLGPNVSNPTSGGSLVDDEQFLGVPQQQGSATLTWAQNGWHASTAATFSGNNNPLSQQPYTIVDGAIGHDFGRLDVTLAASNMFNAVSGPFTQYLAGVPYRGLYAGPNGSQYQANLPTDQLNVQPASIRFIVTFHE
- a CDS encoding SRPBCC family protein gives rise to the protein MTSSTTDRVEKKTLLRAPIHRVWNAIADATAFGDWFGMEFAEPFAAGSIARGLIRGTKCDPSVAAIQEKYAGMPLEMHVEHIEPMRLFSYRWHPFAIDASIDYSDEPMTLVTFELESVEGGTMLTLTESGFDALPMGRRTDAFEANGEGWDTMVHMIENYLDARLA
- a CDS encoding metalloregulator ArsR/SmtB family transcription factor, which encodes MSVAPVLAALGDESRLRIVAKLCNGGPLSIAKLAEGSGISRQAVTKHLYALHAAGIVQSRRKSRERIWTLEPRRLEEVRRYLEQISQQWDVALQRLRATVEE
- a CDS encoding helix-turn-helix transcriptional regulator → MANRVRLLRFTNGEMSQEQLGVSVGVTRQTIAAIEAGKYAPSLETAFRIAHVFGVPLGDVFDWSPS
- the bla gene encoding class A beta-lactamase, whose translation is MRAASATTYSEELATVERSTGGRLGVFAIDTNSGKTLAYRAHERFLMCSTFKLPLAAMVLRKIDLGVESFARRIPYSTTDLLENAPVAQQNVARGYMTVREALAAAVRVSDNTAANLLLASVGGPSGFTKGIRQLGDTETILAHGEPALNDPLRPGQTGDTTTPSAMAYDARDMVVGDKYLQEKTRGLLQRWLIQCETGLTLLRAGFPKSWTAGDKTGMGGGHTAYGDSDTRNDIAIGWAASGAPIVVTAYLTGVTVRATTRDAALASVGRIVSSTLRP